In Streptomyces sp. NBC_01707, a genomic segment contains:
- a CDS encoding ABC transporter ATP-binding protein, with amino-acid sequence MMNSSGAAIEARGLTVVRGERTVLRGLDFTVEPGRITGLLGPSGCGKSTLMRAVVGTQAKVTGTLDVLGTPAGHPTLRPRIGYVTQAPSVYTDLSVRQNLDYFAAILQPGRSHRDARRATVARAIADVDLTSHADALAGTLSGGQLTRVSLAAALLGTPELLILDEPTVGLDPVLRRDLWSLFHSLAADHGTTLLVSSHVMDEAERCHRLLLMREGEILADGTPEALRTDARTATVEEAFLHLVDEAATRQENAR; translated from the coding sequence ATGATGAATTCTTCGGGCGCCGCCATCGAGGCCCGCGGCCTCACCGTCGTGCGAGGCGAGCGAACCGTCCTGCGCGGCCTCGACTTCACCGTCGAACCGGGCAGGATCACCGGCCTCCTCGGCCCCTCCGGCTGCGGCAAGAGCACCCTGATGCGAGCTGTGGTCGGAACCCAGGCCAAGGTCACCGGAACCCTCGACGTCCTCGGCACTCCCGCGGGCCACCCCACCCTCCGCCCGCGCATCGGGTACGTCACCCAGGCACCGTCGGTCTACACCGACCTCAGCGTCCGGCAGAACCTGGACTACTTCGCGGCCATCCTCCAGCCGGGCCGCAGCCACCGGGACGCCCGTCGGGCCACCGTCGCCCGGGCCATCGCCGATGTGGACCTGACCAGCCACGCGGACGCTCTTGCCGGCACTCTCTCCGGCGGCCAGCTCACCCGCGTCTCCCTCGCCGCCGCCCTGCTCGGCACCCCCGAACTCCTGATCCTCGATGAACCGACGGTCGGGCTCGACCCGGTACTCCGCCGCGATCTGTGGAGCCTCTTCCACAGCCTCGCCGCCGACCACGGCACCACGCTCCTCGTCTCGTCCCACGTGATGGACGAGGCCGAGCGCTGTCACCGCCTGCTCCTCATGCGTGAGGGCGAGATCCTTGCCGACGGCACCCCCGAGGCGCTGCGCACCGACGCCCGCACCGCCACCGTCGAAGAAGCCTTCCTCCACCTGGTCGACGAGGCCGCCACCCGTCAGGAGAACGCACGATGA
- a CDS encoding ABC transporter permease, with protein MSSTNAPQQAAATPQAAAAGPHPHAQSRPQALSPARTLATAARVLRQLTHDPRTVALLLLIPVLMITLLRYVFDGSPRTFDAIGASLLGIFPLITMFLVTSIATLRERTSGTLERLLAMPLGKGDLIAGYALAFGAVAILQSLLATALSIWVLGLDVIGSPWLLLLVALLDALLGTALGLFVSAFAASEFQAVQFMPAVIFPQLLLCGLFIARDQMAPVLEAISTVLPMSYAVDGMNEVLHHTDVTGNFVRDVLVVAGCALLVLTLGAATLRRRTA; from the coding sequence ATGAGCTCGACGAACGCGCCGCAGCAAGCCGCCGCCACCCCGCAGGCAGCCGCCGCCGGCCCCCACCCCCACGCGCAGTCCCGGCCCCAGGCCCTCAGCCCCGCCCGCACCCTCGCCACCGCCGCCCGCGTCCTGCGCCAGCTGACCCACGACCCGCGTACCGTCGCGCTGCTGCTCCTCATCCCGGTCCTGATGATCACGCTGCTGCGGTACGTCTTCGACGGCAGCCCGCGCACCTTCGACGCGATCGGTGCCTCGCTGCTCGGCATCTTCCCGCTGATCACGATGTTCCTGGTGACGTCGATCGCCACCCTCCGCGAACGCACCTCGGGCACCTTGGAACGCCTCCTCGCCATGCCGCTGGGCAAGGGCGATCTGATCGCCGGTTACGCCCTCGCGTTCGGCGCCGTCGCGATCCTCCAGTCCCTCCTGGCCACCGCGCTCTCGATCTGGGTGCTCGGCCTCGACGTGATCGGCTCCCCCTGGCTGCTGCTCCTCGTCGCCCTGCTCGACGCCCTGCTCGGCACCGCACTCGGCCTGTTCGTCTCCGCCTTCGCCGCATCCGAGTTCCAGGCCGTCCAGTTCATGCCGGCCGTGATCTTCCCGCAGCTCCTGTTGTGCGGCCTGTTCATCGCACGCGACCAGATGGCGCCCGTCCTCGAAGCCATCTCGACCGTCCTGCCCATGTCCTACGCGGTCGACGGCATGAACGAAGTCCTCCACCACACCGACGTCACCGGCAACTTCGTCCGTGACGTCCTGGTCGTGGCGGGCTGCGCCCTCCTCGTCCTCACCCTCGGCGCAGCCACCCTCCGCCGCCGCACCGCCTGA